Proteins encoded within one genomic window of Thermomicrobiales bacterium:
- a CDS encoding phage portal protein — VLENVSGSEGIRAEAGAIWELPEDSKAYLLDMLGSGIGLHIDYVNLLYRQLHDLSETPRTAFGDSGRSLSGVALEVEIQPLVQKVTRKRRVWDAVYARRNAMVLDLLERFGGLPLDGLRRTRPIWKEILPSDREELVRNEARLVAANIHSRRQSMATLGDPDPDRRWTEILEELAALRTIEG, encoded by the coding sequence GTGCTGGAAAACGTCAGCGGCAGCGAAGGCATCCGCGCCGAGGCTGGTGCGATCTGGGAGTTGCCGGAGGACTCGAAAGCCTACCTGCTCGATATGCTCGGCAGCGGCATCGGCCTCCACATCGATTACGTCAACCTGCTCTACCGCCAACTCCACGACCTCTCCGAGACGCCGCGCACCGCCTTCGGCGATTCGGGTCGCTCGCTCTCTGGAGTGGCACTGGAGGTGGAGATTCAGCCGCTGGTGCAGAAGGTCACGCGCAAGCGCCGCGTCTGGGACGCCGTCTACGCGCGTCGCAACGCGATGGTGCTCGATCTGCTGGAGCGCTTCGGCGGCCTGCCGCTGGACGGACTACGCCGCACGCGCCCGATCTGGAAAGAGATCCTGCCCAGCGACCGCGAGGAGCTGGTCCGCAACGAAGCCCGCCTCGTCGCCGCCAACATCCACTCCCGCCGCCAATCCATGGCCACCCTCGGCGACCCCGACCCCGACCGCCGCTGGACCGAAATCCTGGAAGAGCTCGCCGCACTGCGCACGATCGAGGGGTAG